The Candidatus Caldatribacterium sp. genome includes the window TTACCCGAAGGACGGTTTGTTCCGGTCGGGCCAGGGCCTGAGAACGAGCGAGCTCTCCTACAAGGACCTGGTGGTCGTTTTTGAAGAACACCACCGATGGAGTGAGGCGTGCACCTCGCTCATTTACAATGACCTGCGGTTGCAGGGTTTCATCGACGTAAGCGACAAGAGAATTCGTGGTACCGAAATCTATTCCTACAATCACTTTGCATCACCCTCAAGGATGACCAGATTCTCTCGAGCTTCCGCGTTATCGGCATCTTCCTGCAATACCTCCCGCAAAAGCTCTGCTGCTTGCTTTATAAACCCGTGTTCAGCAAGTATGACTGCGGCGTTGTTCAGGGCCTTCGTCCGAAGGGTGCCTCGTTGCTCAGCTACTTTCATATAAAGGTGGAAAGCCTCGAAGACCTCACCTTTTCGGTCGTGCTCCAAGGCTTTTTGAAAAATGGCCCGTTCTGAATCCCTGGAGAAGAATACCTCAAGTCCTCTCCCCAGGGGCTTTCGACTCATTTTCCCCCCACCCTTTCCACGAGTTTGTCCGTAATCTGTCGAATGTCCTGGGCAGCGCGGCAGCGAGGGGCGTACCGGTGAACGGGCACCCCATGACTTGATGCTTCTACTATCTTGATATCCCGTCGAAGGGGAGGGAGTATTTTCTCTTCTCCAAAGGTTTGAGAGAGTTCCTTGATTATTTCTCGGGTGATTCGAGTCTTTGTTTCGAACATCGTTGGAATGATGCCAGAGAATTCCAGTAGAGGGTTCAGGCTCGCGCTCGTCCGGTAGTAAACTTCCATCATCTGTGCAAGGCCAACGCCCGAGAGGAAATCGACCTTTGTGGGGATGATAAGGTACTGAGCCGCTGCGAGAGCGCTGAGTGTTACAAGCCCCAAAGAGGGAGGGGTATCAATGAAGATGTAGTCGAAAGAGCTCTCAAACTCGAAGAGGAAATCTCGAAGGACGAGCACCCCATCCGTAACGTGGTTGAGCTCAACATCAAGCGCTGCCAGTCGTGAATTGGACGGTATGAGAGTACAGCTACCCGTGGAGAGGAAAAGGTCTTCTCTCCACGTTTTCTTTTCAATAAAGTCAACCAGCGCCTCGTACATCCCGTATCGAACTTCCAGAGGGTTTGTTCCGAGGTGTACAGTAGCATGGGCCTGAGAGTCGAGGTCAACGAGAAGGCACCTTTTCCCCCGGTCAGCCAGGAGGGCAGCAACGTTCACCGCTACCGTCGTTTTTCCTGTTCCACCCTTCCGGTTCGAAAAGACCACAATTTTTCCCATTACTGTTCACCATCGTACGAGCCGCAGCGGATTCAGAATCACCACAACGGAGCCATCGCCCATGATGGTGACTCCCGAGACCACTCCATTCCCCCGCATGTACCCCGGGATCGCCTTCATAAGGTACTCCCCTTCTTCCACAAAAGCGTCAACAATCAGGGCGCACGTCTCTCCCTCACCCCCAAGAACCACAAGGGGAACAAGGTTGAAGTCAAAGCTCCTTTTCCAGAGGTCGATTTTGGTGTCGAAGAGCACCTC containing:
- a CDS encoding ParA family protein, which produces MGKIVVFSNRKGGTGKTTVAVNVAALLADRGKRCLLVDLDSQAHATVHLGTNPLEVRYGMYEALVDFIEKKTWREDLFLSTGSCTLIPSNSRLAALDVELNHVTDGVLVLRDFLFEFESSFDYIFIDTPPSLGLVTLSALAAAQYLIIPTKVDFLSGVGLAQMMEVYYRTSASLNPLLEFSGIIPTMFETKTRITREIIKELSQTFGEEKILPPLRRDIKIVEASSHGVPVHRYAPRCRAAQDIRQITDKLVERVGGK
- a CDS encoding Hsp70 family protein: MIVGIDFGTTNSLVAYVDETLQPQVIVNERGARLTPSVVFFKNDHQVLVGELARSQALARPEQTVLRVKRKMGTGHRYTIFGREYTPSEIGGLIFRKLKKYASDFLG